Proteins encoded within one genomic window of Betaproteobacteria bacterium:
- the rpsG gene encoding 30S ribosomal protein S7 — protein MPRRREVPKRETLPDPKYSSQELAKFVNVLMTRGKKSVAERIVYGALDQISKKTGKDPLEVFSLALNNVRPMVEVKSRRVGGANYQVPVEVRSVRRNALAMRWLRDAARKRAEKSMDARLASELAEAAEGRGGAMKKREEVHRMAEANKAFAHYRF, from the coding sequence ATGCCACGACGCAGAGAAGTACCGAAGCGCGAGACGCTTCCGGATCCCAAATACAGCAGCCAGGAGCTTGCCAAGTTCGTCAACGTGCTGATGACGCGCGGCAAGAAATCGGTCGCGGAACGCATCGTCTACGGGGCACTTGATCAGATCAGCAAAAAAACCGGCAAGGATCCGCTGGAAGTTTTCAGTCTGGCACTCAACAACGTGCGTCCGATGGTTGAGGTCAAGAGCCGACGCGTCGGCGGTGCGAACTACCAGGTTCCGGTCGAAGTGCGCTCGGTGCGCCGCAATGCCCTGGCGATGCGCTGGCTGCGCGATGCCGCACGCAAGCGCGCCGAAAAATCGATGGATGCGCGTCTGGCAAGTGAGCTGGCCGAAGCCGCGGAAGGCCGCGGCGGCGCGATGAAGAAGCGCGAGGAAGTGCACCGCATGGCAGAGGCCAACAAGGCTTTTGCCCACTATCGGTTCTAA
- the rpsL gene encoding 30S ribosomal protein S12, with product MPTINQLVRKSRTSPKTKSKVPALARSPQKRGVCTRVYTTTPKKPNSALRKVAKVRLTNGFEVISYIGGEGHNLQEHSVVLIRGGRVKDLPGVRYHMVRGSLDTQGVKDRKQSRSKYGAKKPKAA from the coding sequence ATGCCAACAATCAATCAGTTAGTCCGAAAATCCCGGACTTCGCCGAAAACGAAAAGTAAGGTGCCCGCGCTGGCGAGATCGCCGCAAAAGCGTGGTGTGTGCACTCGCGTGTACACCACAACCCCGAAGAAGCCCAACTCCGCATTGCGTAAAGTTGCCAAAGTCCGTCTAACCAATGGCTTCGAAGTCATCAGCTACATCGGCGGTGAAGGACACAATTTGCAGGAGCACTCGGTCGTGCTGATTCGCGGAGGCCGGGTGAAGGATCTGCCGGGTGTGCGTTACCACATGGTACGCGGCAGTCTGGATACCCAGGGTGTGAAGGATCGGAAGCAGAGCCGCTCCAAATACGGCGCCAAGAAGCCGAAAGCCGCCTGA